In Methanocaldococcus lauensis, a single genomic region encodes these proteins:
- the trmY gene encoding tRNA (pseudouridine(54)-N(1))-methyltransferase TrmY, whose translation MREFIFKANKTITSSDINLKDLPGSCGRLDLLCRCVSDAFFLSHDIRRDVIFYAVLYGQPNPPVCIKFVGSELKKVSPDERNIAIFIKKALKKFEELDEDEKNNWILSTPGIYVKRLGFRDLILEKINEGKNIYYLHKNGEDVENVDIKNPVFILGDHIGIGEEDEKFLDKIKAKKISLSPLELHANHCITIIHNVLDRRGF comes from the coding sequence ATGAGGGAGTTTATATTTAAAGCAAATAAAACAATAACCTCATCAGATATAAATTTAAAAGACTTACCGGGAAGTTGTGGAAGGTTGGATTTATTGTGTAGATGTGTTAGTGATGCATTCTTTTTATCTCATGATATAAGGAGGGATGTAATTTTTTATGCAGTATTGTATGGGCAACCAAATCCACCAGTTTGTATAAAGTTTGTTGGTAGTGAATTAAAAAAGGTTTCTCCAGATGAAAGAAATATAGCCATATTTATAAAAAAAGCTCTTAAAAAATTTGAAGAACTTGATGAAGATGAAAAAAATAATTGGATTTTATCAACACCAGGAATTTATGTAAAGAGATTAGGATTTAGAGATTTAATTTTAGAAAAAATCAATGAAGGAAAGAATATTTATTATTTACATAAAAATGGAGAAGATGTTGAAAATGTTGATATAAAAAATCCTGTTTTTATACTTGGAGACCACATAGGAATTGGAGAAGAGGATGAGAAATTTTTAGATAAGATTAAAGCTAAAAAAATTTCATTATCTCCTTTAGAGTTGCATGCTAATCATTGCATAACAATAATACACAATGTTTTAGATAGAAGGGGATTTTAA